The Candidatus Saccharibacteria bacterium RAAC3_TM7_1 nucleotide sequence AGCTGACAAAACTCTTGAAGGCGACCAAAATCGATGTTGGCCTTGCCATGGTGCTGGCGGGAAGCGTCAATATCTCTATGCTGTTGCTTGCCGCCTCGGCTTTGCGCGGTCAGCCAGGCGTCGATAGTCTTGATGGCATTTTTACGGCGCTTGGTAGCCAGGTCAGCCCGATTGTCGGCGGGCTGTTTGGCCTCAGTCTGCTCGTCTCTGGCTTCGCTTCGACGACGGTGGGCGCGCACGCTGGTGTAGTCATCATGGACGGTATGCTGAGCCGCAGCATCCCGCTGCTGGTTCGCCGCATCATTACGATCATCCCAGCGGTTGTTATTGTCGGCTTTGGCATCGACCCCACGCAGGCGCTTATCATTTCTCAGGTAATCTTGAGCTTTGGTATCCCATTTGCGCTGATTCCGCTGCTTCTGGCAACCTCGAGCAGGAAAATCATGGGAGTGGAGCGCAATCACTGGGCGATTATCGCTGTACTGAGCGCTATTACTGCCGTCATCGTGGTACTCAATATCGCACTGATTTGGCTGACAGTCGCGGGTTCCTGAGACAACACTATACGTTATATAGCAATAGGCTGCTAAGGGAGTATAATGAAACTATGAAGACAAAACTTGTCGTGTTTGGTATTACGGGTGACTTGAGTCGTCGTAAATTATTGCCGGCCTTGGATCAAATTATCAGTACCGGTGACTTCGATGACCTCTCGGTTATTGGGGTGTCCAGGCGCCAGGTGGACGTCCAAACGCTTATTACGGATGCGCTCGGCAGCAGTAGCAAGCTGTCGAGCCGAATGTCCATATTTTCGATGGATCTCGCCCGAGCAGACGATTACGATGCGCTGCGTGAGCATATTGATTTGCAAGCCGATGAACAGTTACTTGTCTATCTATCGGTGCCACCGACTGCATCGGCGCAAATCGTTGGTTTTCTGGGTGAAGCGGGTCTGAATACGCCGAACGTTAAGATCTTGTTTGAGAAGCCATTCGGGATGGATCTTGTCTCCGCAGAGGAAGCAATTGCTCGCACGGCGCGTTACTACAGTGAAGATCAGATCTACCGTATCGACCATTTCTTGGCCAAAGCGATGGCGCAAAATATCATTACCTTCCGTGCTCGCAATGCGATCTTTGGTCATTTGTGGCACGCCAAGGCTATCTCGCGTATTGAAGTGATTGCCAGCGAGAAAATTGGCATCGAAGGGCGTGTCCAATTTTACGAGCAAACCGGCGCGCTACGCGATATCGTGCAAGGGCACCTTATGCAACTGCTCGCATTGACGCTGCTCGATGTACCGGCTGAGCTTGACTGGGACAAGCTTCCTGAGCTGCGTATGGCGGCACTGGCGCAGATTCAGCCGGCAAATCCTCAACTGGCAGTCCGGGCGCAGTACGAGAGTTACGAAACGGAGGTGGCTAATCCAAATAGTCAAACCGAGACATTTGTGTCGCTCCAGTTATTTTCACAGGCTGAACACTGGAAAGACGTACCGCTCATCTTGACGACGGGCAAAGCCCTCGACCGCAAAAGAACCGAAGTTAGAATTCACTTTAAAAAATACTCAGACTCACAGACAAACTGTCTGGTGCTCGGTATTCAGCCCAACGAGGGTATAGAGATTGAGCTATACACGAAAAAGCCAGGCTATGATCACCAGCTGGAACGTCAGCAGCTCAGCTTTACGTATCCGGCCGACGTCACATTGCCCGATGCATATGAGCAAGTCTTGGTTGATGCCATGCGTTCACGTAAGAGCCTATTTACCTGTAGTGATGAAGTCCTGCGCAGCTGGGAAATTTTAAAACCAATCCAAGATGCATGGAATATGGATAACCAGCCTCTAAAAAAATACGCAAATGGGGCGACGATCGAACAGGTGATACGTTGAGCGTCGTGTCTACTGCTGCCCGTCGATATTGTGGCCGCCAAACTTGTTGCGCATAGCGGCGAGCAGTTTGGTGGCAAAATTGGTGTCGCCCTTTTGTGAAGCGACCCGGACGTCAAATGAGGCTTGGATGGCGGGCATCGGGATATCGAGCTGCCCCGCGGTTTCGAGTGTCCAGCGAGCTTCACCCGACTCGGCGACGACGCCGCCAATCTTGTCGAGCTCCGGATTTTCACGCAGGGCTTGCCTAGTAAGGTCATTGAGCCAACTGGTGATAACGCTGCTTTGTTGCCAAACATCACCAGCTTTTACGAGGTTGATATCACTATACGGACCTTCTTTCAGCATGCGGTAACCTTCAGCCAACGACTCCATCATGCCGTATTCGATAGCGTTATGAACCATCTTAACGTAGTGGCCAGAACCACTGGCGCTAAAAAATTCATGTCCGCCGTGAGGACTTGCGAGTGTATCAAGAGCCGGAGTAACCTGCTGATAGGCGGCCGCGTCACCGCCAACCATCATCGAAAATCCGTTTTGCATACCCCAGACACCACCACTGGTACCAATATCGAGCAGGGTAGAGCCGGCTGCTTTCACTTTCTCGGCACGAGCGTTGTCGCCGCGGTAGTCGCTGTTGCCACCATCGATGACAATACTGCCGGCTGGCAAGATATCGAGCCAAGCTACCAGCTCGTTCTCGATGGCCGCTGCTGGGATCATGATCCATAGGATGACAGGCTCAGTACCAAACGCGTCGATGACCGACTGCCGATCGTATGCCGCGGTAGCGCCGTGAGCTACAGCTTCTTCGATGGGTTCAGGACTGCGGTTGTAGGCGATGACATGGTGGCCGTCTGCGGCTAATTTTTGTGCGATTTGGCTGCCCATACGACCCAGTCCGACGATGGCGATTTTCATAGGTCTCCCTCCAATGTATTAGTTGTGTATAAGGTTGAACGATGAACATTTTTCAGAAGCTGCGCCGGCTGATCGTCAGTTGGTACATCAAGCGAGAGCACTTCTTCTAGTATAGTCTGTTTATCTGCGCCCGAGGCTTGGATGACGACTTCGTTGAGTAGCCCTATGACGGCCGGCGTGATGGTGATGCGGGTAAAGTCATCGCCTTTAAAGCTAGTGGCAAACTGTTGGCTGATCACGGCAGGGGAGTGCGGTTTGATGCCGGCGGTATGTCCGTCTGCACCGATGCCAAATATCCCTAGCTTGTAGTCTGTCAGCGCCAATGTGCGTTCTAGCCACGTGTTGAAATCTGCGGTAGTGTCACCCAGGCTGCCACCGGTAAGCGGTCGGTAGAGCTGCGCATTTTGCAGCTGAAATCCACTGTCGAGCAGTTGCTGCCAGTTTTCATCTTTGTGGCCTACGAGCCCGTAGCGCTCGTCGGTCAATGTAACGTACAGGTTCGTCGTGTCGGTCTGCGTGAGCAAGTTCGCTGCCTCGGTGGCAATAGTAAGGCTTGACCCTCCCGACAGAAGCCACAAAACCGATTTTCCAGTCTGAAGTTGAGAGTGGAGGCTTTCTGCCACCGCGACTGCAGCTTGTTCGATCGCTTGGTTTACCGTACTACTTCGTCTAACGTTAATCACTATACCTTATATAGTAACACATTTCGTAATAGATGGTTATGGCGCTCTGAGACAAGGGATACTTTGAAAGTATTTTCAACTCAAAAAACTCTTGCGGCGTTGTAATTTAAGCGTATACTAAAAATTACAACATAACCATGAGGTAGTGGGTGGGCAAGAGTAGATATCTACTGCAAATATTGCTTTTTAGTGGAATGCTTAGTGTGGTCGCGCCTCCGCTCTGTGCTTATGCCTACGGCTCATGGAAAGACGGTAATTTTAGCTGGGGTGAAAGTAAAAGGTTATCATCTCTTCCTGATGAAGAACGATGCCAGCCAACCTCCGTTACCATTGTCGGCGTGTCGTCGCTAAACGAATTTGCTACGGTTTGCATATACGACCGGCCGGATTTTCGCTACGCGATCTACAACAAGTATATTAATCTCGGTTATGGTGGTTATACGAACCGTTATTTTGTCGTTAGCCTCGGGAGTGACCACAACATGTATGTGGTAGATGGTATCAATACGTCGCAGTTGCCACTTGATGTGCCGAGTAGTAATGACTTACATTTTAATACGCTCACCATGGGATTTACGAATAATCATTTTCTCTCGTATATTCCTGATTTTATTAGAAAGCTCCACCGGCTTACCTCACTCGACCAGCCAGCACGCTATGAGCTCACTGAAGGAGCCGAACAACCATTTATCCCGTACAGCCAGGAACATAGAGTTATAACAGGGGCGGTTGGTGTTTCGGATGACGGTGACTGGATTGTGGCTGAGGTGATGGGGGCTGGTCTGATCCGCATTAATACCGCTACGCGCTATATTCAAGGCTTCTCGAACTACGTCCACCGTTACGGTGTCGGCAGCGATGCGCATATGGCCTTTCGTATTACCAGTGACGGTACTAAGGTTGCGGCTTTTGACTACAATATAACGCCGGCTGTCTATACGCTTGAGTCTGGTTGTCTGGTCGGCACAGACACCTATAGCGAGGCATTTGCATTTGCCCTTCACAGCCAGTCGTGTCCAAGTGATGAGATGCGGCTGTATAATGCCTTGAACCAGCGGTATACACCGCAACTCGCTCGCGGCATGAGCGCTAGTGGCTTTAACCTAGATGGTGATACGCTTTACTTTGATAACTATGTGTATGAGGATGAAAATGATTGGATGAACCCAACCGTTTATCGGACACCGCTTTACGCCGGAGGATATAGGGCAGATGACGGATTGGATTATCTCGCGCTAGGTGACTCGTATGCGAGTGGTGAAGGTGATATTGAGACAAAGTCAGACGGATCAACGTATTATTCAGGAGGAACCGAAAAAAAGGGTCAGTGCCACGTTAGCAACCGATCGTACCCATTTCTTCTTAGGGATGATAAAGATATAAGCCCAACACGGATGCATTCCGTAGCCTGTTCGGGTGCCGAAGTACTGCCCGATTATGTGAGCGTAGCCGAGACGTATTTAGGGCAAGGCAAACGACTGGCGAGCCTGTCGCCATCAGATCGGAAGACAGTTAAAGACGGTGCGCTTGGTAGCTTTGCTCCAGGCAATTTGCCGCAGCTTGAATTTGTCAAAAAATACCGACCAAAAGTCATTACACTGATGGGCGGCGGCAATGACGTTGGCTTCGCGCGCATATTGCAATACTGCGCAACCCCGTCGTGGGAAGGGATTTTTGTCCAACAATACCTGCGGGTATGCGGTAGAAGGCAGCCCTTTGCGCACTATGCTGGCACAAAGCATCCAGAGTCAGTATCAATATACACTCCTGCTGCTCCGGAAAATAAAGCAAGCTTCGCCCGGCACGACGGTATATGTGATTGGCTACCCGAGTTTTATCAGCGGTGACTCCGGGGCAAATTGCTTCAACTCAGCGGCGCTTGATGGCGAGGAGAGAACCATGATCAATGAAGGTGTGGCTTTCATGAACTCGGCACTTGAGGCAGCAGCGACTTCTATGGGTGTGCACTATATCGATATCCAGGATGTTCTAGAGGGGGGCCGGCTGTGCGAAGGCTCGGAGTATGTGACGGGGTTGTCGGATTTGGGGCTTGAGAAAATAGCGAATAAAGATACAGGAGAGGTATTTCATCCTAACGCAAAAGCTCACGATAAGATCGCTCGGCGGATTGTTGCCCAAGGCTTTCAGGTAGAGCCAGGACGCAATAGTGAGACATTATCTGAGCCGATAGAGCCGCCACCGCCGTCATACTTTGCAGGTGCAGAGCAGAAACAAGCCGTACAACATACCGTTACCACTGATTCGGTAGTGGAGGGTAGTACAATGCCGATCATTATGCAAGAAGGCTCTCTAGCGACTGGCTCAAGTGCGATATTGACGATCTATTCTGACGCTATTGACCTTGGAAGCGTTTCGGTAAACAGTGCAGGTGGAATTGAGGACACATTAGCGTTGCCATCCTCACTGAAGCCCGGACGTCATGTGTTGACGATTGATGGGCTGTCGCCGTCGGGCGAACCGGTCGAGTACTTCCAGTTCGTAACAGTAGCGAGCCGTACGCCGAGCGATGAGGACGGTGATGGCATTGCCGATGCAGACGACCAGTGCCCCTTCTTTATCTCGTGGATTGATGAAACGAGCCAGCAAGACATCTGCGTAAGTCCAGCGCCTGGTGAGACAACTACGGCTCCGTCGGACGACCGAACGGGTGGCGCATCACCCCAGCCGAATACTAGGGGTGGTCAGGACGCACCAATTTCATCAAGAAAGAACACCAGTCAGGCTGTTGCTACCCTAAGGAATGAGAGGACATCAAATAGTAATGGCGACGCTACGGAATCAGCCAGAGAAGTCCTTGGAGTGCATCGCGATAGTCCGCTGGCGCTGCATGAGAGTAGCCGTAATAATGGGTTTATCGTAGGAATTATCGTTTTACTATCGACGCTCACTGTCGGCTATGGCATAGTAAGACGTACAAGGAGAAGGTCATGAACAAAGCCATCAATATCCAGCAACACAAGGGTCGGCGTGCACTCATTATTTCGCTCGTCGTGCTGGTTGCACTCATCGCCTTTGACATCTCACCATTTGGTGGCAACGCACGGTTCTACGCCACATGGATCGGATGTGGAGATAAGCCTGTCGCGACCGAGGGATCTGGCTATCTTAATAGTGGCGCAATTCATTATTACGAGCCTTCCTCGTTTCCCGGACTCCATCCAACTATAGAGTATTTCTGCACACCACTCGAAGCCGAAAAAGCCGGCTACTCAGCCAGCCCGAACCAGTACGAATTTCCGCACTTACAGCAAGGGATTTAGATCCTTCAGGATGGGTGGGCATCCAGCCAGCTCTTTCTCATAAATACAAGATACTCCTCATTTATGTATACTAAATCTCTTATGTGAGCTAAGACTAAATAAAGCGGCTTTACGATCGTCGAGCTTCTTATCGCTATAGTGGTGATCGCCATTCTCGCTACTATTAGCGTGGTTACGTATAATGGTATACAGGTGCGTGCTCGCGACGCGGAACGGCAGGCCGATATAAGCTCGGTTAGCAAGAAGCTTTCGGAGTTTAGGATTATAAATGAGTACTATCCACGCTATGACGACATGGTAGACAATAATTTGACGTGGATCCATACCAATCTTACGGGCTTGCCGGATAGCGCAGTCATCGCACCTGGAGCGACGGATGCGAACTCGTTTAATGGCGGTATGACTCCTGAACTTAATGAGTATTCATATCGTTCGTATTTTAACGACAGTGGTGGTATTCAGCGCTATTGCTCACAGGCAACTCTGACAACCTACGGAAAGACTATTACAGATTGCGACCGATATGAGCTACGTTGGCATAGAGAAGGCGATAACACGATTCAGCTATTCAAGAGTCGATTCGGTTGGTAATTCCAGGTTCTATACGGAGACTAAATACGCGCGCCGTCACGAGCTTTGTTTGCCCAAACATCGGCGAGTTCATTGTTCTCATCACCGTTGTGGCCGCGAACCC carries:
- a CDS encoding hypothetical protein (RAAC3_TM7_1_360), which translates into the protein MVIAILATISVVTYNGIQVRARDAERQADISSVSKKLSEFRIINEYYPRYDDMVDNNLTWIHTNLTGLPDSAVIAPGATDANSFNGGMTPELNEYSYRSYFNDSGGIQRYCSQATLTTYGKTITDCDRYELRWHREGDNTIQLFKSRFGW
- a CDS encoding Glucose-6-phosphate 1-dehydrogenase (RAAC3_TM7_1_354); its protein translation is MKTKLVVFGITGDLSRRKLLPALDQIISTGDFDDLSVIGVSRRQVDVQTLITDALGSSSKLSSRMSIFSMDLARADDYDALREHIDLQADEQLLVYLSVPPTASAQIVGFLGEAGLNTPNVKILFEKPFGMDLVSAEEAIARTARYYSEDQIYRIDHFLAKAMAQNIITFRARNAIFGHLWHAKAISRIEVIASEKIGIEGRVQFYEQTGALRDIVQGHLMQLLALTLLDVPAELDWDKLPELRMAALAQIQPANPQLAVRAQYESYETEVANPNSQTETFVSLQLFSQAEHWKDVPLILTTGKALDRKRTEVRIHFKKYSDSQTNCLVLGIQPNEGIEIELYTKKPGYDHQLERQQLSFTYPADVTLPDAYEQVLVDAMRSRKSLFTCSDEVLRSWEILKPIQDAWNMDNQPLKKYANGATIEQVIR
- a CDS encoding hypothetical protein (RAAC3_TM7_1_357), with translation MGKSRYLLQILLFSGMLSVVAPPLCAYAYGSWKDGNFSWGESKRLSSLPDEERCQPTSVTIVGVSSLNEFATVCIYDRPDFRYAIYNKYINLGYGGYTNRYFVVSLGSDHNMYVVDGINTSQLPLDVPSSNDLHFNTLTMGFTNNHFLSYIPDFIRKLHRLTSLDQPARYELTEGAEQPFIPYSQEHRVITGAVGVSDDGDWIVAEVMGAGLIRINTATRYIQGFSNYVHRYGVGSDAHMAFRITSDGTKVAAFDYNITPAVYTLESGCLVGTDTYSEAFAFALHSQSCPSDEMRLYNALNQRYTPQLARGMSASGFNLDGDTLYFDNYVYEDENDWMNPTVYRTPLYAGGYRADDGLDYLALGDSYASGEGDIETKSDGSTYYSGGTEKKGQCHVSNRSYPFLLRDDKDISPTRMHSVACSGAEVLPDYVSVAETYLGQGKRLASLSPSDRKTVKDGALGSFAPGNLPQLEFVKKYRPKVITLMGGGNDVGFARILQYCATPSWEGIFVQQYLRVCGRRQPFAHYAGTKHPESVSIYTPAAPENKASFARHDGICDWLPEFYQR
- a CDS encoding hypothetical protein (RAAC3_TM7_1_358), which gives rise to MINEGVAFMNSALEAAATSMGVHYIDIQDVLEGGRLCEGSEYVTGLSDLGLEKIANKDTGEVFHPNAKAHDKIARRIVAQGFQVEPGRNSETLSEPIEPPPPSYFAGAEQKQAVQHTVTTDSVVEGSTMPIIMQEGSLATGSSAILTIYSDAIDLGSVSVNSAGGIEDTLALPSSLKPGRHVLTIDGLSPSGEPVEYFQFVTVASRTPSDEDGDGIADADDQCPFFISWIDETSQQDICVSPAPGETTTAPSDDRTGGASPQPNTRGGQDAPISSRKNTSQAVATLRNERTSNSNGDATESAREVLGVHRDSPLALHESSRNNGFIVGIIVLLSTLTVGYGIVRRTRRRS
- a CDS encoding hypothetical protein (RAAC3_TM7_1_359), whose protein sequence is MNKAINIQQHKGRRALIISLVVLVALIAFDISPFGGNARFYATWIGCGDKPVATEGSGYLNSGAIHYYEPSSFPGLHPTIEYFCTPLEAEKAGYSASPNQYEFPHLQQGI
- a CDS encoding hypothetical protein (RAAC3_TM7_1_356), with the translated sequence MINVRRSSTVNQAIEQAAVAVAESLHSQLQTGKSVLWLLSGGSSLTIATEAANLLTQTDTTNLYVTLTDERYGLVGHKDENWQQLLDSGFQLQNAQLYRPLTGGSLGDTTADFNTWLERTLALTDYKLGIFGIGADGHTAGIKPHSPAVISQQFATSFKGDDFTRITITPAVIGLLNEVVIQASGADKQTILEEVLSLDVPTDDQPAQLLKNVHRSTLYTTNTLEGDL
- a CDS encoding 6-phosphogluconate dehydrogenase, decarboxylating (RAAC3_TM7_1_355), which codes for MKIAIVGLGRMGSQIAQKLAADGHHVIAYNRSPEPIEEAVAHGATAAYDRQSVIDAFGTEPVILWIMIPAAAIENELVAWLDILPAGSIVIDGGNSDYRGDNARAEKVKAAGSTLLDIGTSGGVWGMQNGFSMMVGGDAAAYQQVTPALDTLASPHGGHEFFSASGSGHYVKMVHNAIEYGMMESLAEGYRMLKEGPYSDINLVKAGDVWQQSSVITSWLNDLTRQALRENPELDKIGGVVAESGEARWTLETAGQLDIPMPAIQASFDVRVASQKGDTNFATKLLAAMRNKFGGHNIDGQQ